In the Anguilla anguilla isolate fAngAng1 chromosome 7, fAngAng1.pri, whole genome shotgun sequence genome, one interval contains:
- the atp5f1c gene encoding ATP synthase subunit gamma, mitochondrial isoform X2 yields MRSVAVLTFTEDIMFTRASVAVFLPQCGQVRNMATLKDITIRLKSIKNIQKITKSMKMVAAAKYARADRALKPARVYGAGALALYEKADIKAPEDKNKHVIIGVSSDRGLCGAIHSNVAKAMKSEIGKLTSAGKEVMLVNIGDKLRGLLYRTHGKHILMNCKEVGRRPPTFTDASIIATELLDSGYEFDQGSVFYNRFRSVISYKTDVKPLFSIDTVANAESMGVYDDIDADVLRNYQEFALVNIIYFGLKESTTSEQSARMTAMDSASKNASEMIDKLTLTFNRTRQAVITKELIEIISGAAAL; encoded by the exons ATGCGCAGTGTGGCGGTTCTGACCTTCACTGAAGACATCATGTTCACCCGGGCTAGCGTTGCGGTGTTCCTGCCACAATG TGGCCAGGTCAGGAACATGGCTACCTTGAAGGACA TCACCATCCGGTTGAAGTCCATcaaaaacatccagaagatCACCAAATCCATGAAGATGGTTGCTGCGGCTAAGTACGCCAGGGCTGACAGGGCCCTGAAGCCAGCCCGCGTCTATGGGGCAGGTGCTCTAG CTCTGTATGAGAAGGCTGACATCAAAGCTCCCGAGGACAAGAACAAGCACGTGATCATCGGCGTGTCCTCCGACCGTGGCCTGTGTGGGGCCATCCACTCCAATGTGGCCAAGGCCATGAAGAGTGAGATCGGCAAACTGACCAGCGCTGGCAAGGAGGTCATGCTGGTGAACATAGGGGACAAGCTTAGAGGTCTGCTGTACAG GACTCACGGGAAGCACATCCTGATGAACTGTAAGGAAGTGGGACGTAGACCCCCCACCTTCACCGATGCTTCCATCATCGCCACTGAGCTGCTTGACTCTGGCTATGAGTTTGACCAGGGCTCCGTCTTCTACAACAGATTCAG GTCTGTTATTTCATACAAGACTGATGTGAAGCCCCTCTTTTCCATTGACACTGTTGCAAATGCAG AGAGCATGGGCGTCTACGATGACATCGATGCGGATGTGCTGAGGAACTACCAGGAGTTTGCCCTGGTTAACATCATCTACTTCGGGCTGAAGGAGTCCACTACCAGCGAGCAGAGCGCCAGGATGACTGCCATGGACAGCGCCAGCAAGAACGCCT CGGAGATGATTGACAAGCTGACCCTGACGTTCAACCGCACCCGCCAGGCCGTCATCACCAAGGAGCTCATTGAGATCATCTCTGGTGCAGCTGCTCT ATAA
- the atp5f1c gene encoding ATP synthase subunit gamma, mitochondrial isoform X1, which produces MRSVAVLTFTEDIMFTRASVAVFLPQCGQVRNMATLKDITIRLKSIKNIQKITKSMKMVAAAKYARADRALKPARVYGAGALALYEKADIKAPEDKNKHVIIGVSSDRGLCGAIHSNVAKAMKSEIGKLTSAGKEVMLVNIGDKLRGLLYRTHGKHILMNCKEVGRRPPTFTDASIIATELLDSGYEFDQGSVFYNRFRSVISYKTDVKPLFSIDTVANAESMGVYDDIDADVLRNYQEFALVNIIYFGLKESTTSEQSARMTAMDSASKNASEMIDKLTLTFNRTRQAVITKELIEIISGAAALN; this is translated from the exons ATGCGCAGTGTGGCGGTTCTGACCTTCACTGAAGACATCATGTTCACCCGGGCTAGCGTTGCGGTGTTCCTGCCACAATG TGGCCAGGTCAGGAACATGGCTACCTTGAAGGACA TCACCATCCGGTTGAAGTCCATcaaaaacatccagaagatCACCAAATCCATGAAGATGGTTGCTGCGGCTAAGTACGCCAGGGCTGACAGGGCCCTGAAGCCAGCCCGCGTCTATGGGGCAGGTGCTCTAG CTCTGTATGAGAAGGCTGACATCAAAGCTCCCGAGGACAAGAACAAGCACGTGATCATCGGCGTGTCCTCCGACCGTGGCCTGTGTGGGGCCATCCACTCCAATGTGGCCAAGGCCATGAAGAGTGAGATCGGCAAACTGACCAGCGCTGGCAAGGAGGTCATGCTGGTGAACATAGGGGACAAGCTTAGAGGTCTGCTGTACAG GACTCACGGGAAGCACATCCTGATGAACTGTAAGGAAGTGGGACGTAGACCCCCCACCTTCACCGATGCTTCCATCATCGCCACTGAGCTGCTTGACTCTGGCTATGAGTTTGACCAGGGCTCCGTCTTCTACAACAGATTCAG GTCTGTTATTTCATACAAGACTGATGTGAAGCCCCTCTTTTCCATTGACACTGTTGCAAATGCAG AGAGCATGGGCGTCTACGATGACATCGATGCGGATGTGCTGAGGAACTACCAGGAGTTTGCCCTGGTTAACATCATCTACTTCGGGCTGAAGGAGTCCACTACCAGCGAGCAGAGCGCCAGGATGACTGCCATGGACAGCGCCAGCAAGAACGCCT CGGAGATGATTGACAAGCTGACCCTGACGTTCAACCGCACCCGCCAGGCCGTCATCACCAAGGAGCTCATTGAGATCATCTCTGGTGCAGCTGCTCT GAACTGA
- the atp5f1c gene encoding ATP synthase subunit gamma, mitochondrial isoform X3, giving the protein MRSVAVLTFTEDIMFTRASVAVFLPQCGQVRNMATLKDITIRLKSIKNIQKITKSMKMVAAAKYARADRALKPARVYGAGALALYEKADIKAPEDKNKHVIIGVSSDRGLCGAIHSNVAKAMKSEIGKLTSAGKEVMLVNIGDKLRGLLYRTHGKHILMNCKEVGRRPPTFTDASIIATELLDSGYEFDQGSVFYNRFRSVISYKTDVKPLFSIDTVANAESMGVYDDIDADVLRNYQEFALVNIIYFGLKESTTSEQSARMTAMDSASKNASEMIDKLTLTFNRTRQAVITKELIEIISGAAAL; this is encoded by the exons ATGCGCAGTGTGGCGGTTCTGACCTTCACTGAAGACATCATGTTCACCCGGGCTAGCGTTGCGGTGTTCCTGCCACAATG TGGCCAGGTCAGGAACATGGCTACCTTGAAGGACA TCACCATCCGGTTGAAGTCCATcaaaaacatccagaagatCACCAAATCCATGAAGATGGTTGCTGCGGCTAAGTACGCCAGGGCTGACAGGGCCCTGAAGCCAGCCCGCGTCTATGGGGCAGGTGCTCTAG CTCTGTATGAGAAGGCTGACATCAAAGCTCCCGAGGACAAGAACAAGCACGTGATCATCGGCGTGTCCTCCGACCGTGGCCTGTGTGGGGCCATCCACTCCAATGTGGCCAAGGCCATGAAGAGTGAGATCGGCAAACTGACCAGCGCTGGCAAGGAGGTCATGCTGGTGAACATAGGGGACAAGCTTAGAGGTCTGCTGTACAG GACTCACGGGAAGCACATCCTGATGAACTGTAAGGAAGTGGGACGTAGACCCCCCACCTTCACCGATGCTTCCATCATCGCCACTGAGCTGCTTGACTCTGGCTATGAGTTTGACCAGGGCTCCGTCTTCTACAACAGATTCAG GTCTGTTATTTCATACAAGACTGATGTGAAGCCCCTCTTTTCCATTGACACTGTTGCAAATGCAG AGAGCATGGGCGTCTACGATGACATCGATGCGGATGTGCTGAGGAACTACCAGGAGTTTGCCCTGGTTAACATCATCTACTTCGGGCTGAAGGAGTCCACTACCAGCGAGCAGAGCGCCAGGATGACTGCCATGGACAGCGCCAGCAAGAACGCCT CGGAGATGATTGACAAGCTGACCCTGACGTTCAACCGCACCCGCCAGGCCGTCATCACCAAGGAGCTCATTGAGATCATCTCTGGTGCAGCTGCTCTGTGA